Proteins encoded by one window of Mariniplasma anaerobium:
- a CDS encoding metal ABC transporter substrate-binding protein, translated as MKKFAIYVLLLLSAISLASCNSTQDKPDIVATMFTHYDFAKQIAGDKLEVALLIPLGTDIHSFEASSKDMVDINQSKLFLFTSLEIDQWIKDPTTIAGQDTIVLNMSESFTYEEHTYLSLSTQLIEDEHDHDEELHYWVDPLNALQMIDYILEHIIEIDPENEAYYVANATAYKDEIYALHLEMDSVLSYEPYKDSTIYFAGHNALSAFAERYHLNIESLFSEFKPDDDLTSSEIINFSDLVKNADTHYLFIEALTEPKAANAIKESLESNDQYQLNLLTLHTYHNLNQADWEANITYKDLMQRNFDHIKIALGITN; from the coding sequence ATGAAAAAATTTGCTATTTATGTATTACTTTTATTATCCGCAATTTCTCTAGCATCTTGTAATAGCACTCAGGATAAACCTGATATTGTTGCAACTATGTTTACACATTATGATTTTGCAAAACAAATCGCTGGGGATAAACTCGAGGTTGCTTTACTCATCCCACTTGGAACTGATATTCATAGTTTTGAAGCCTCTAGTAAAGATATGGTTGACATCAACCAATCAAAGCTATTTTTATTTACAAGTTTAGAAATTGACCAATGGATTAAAGATCCTACTACAATTGCAGGACAAGATACCATTGTTTTAAATATGTCTGAAAGCTTTACATACGAAGAACATACTTATTTGTCTTTATCAACTCAACTCATTGAAGACGAACATGATCACGATGAAGAGTTACATTATTGGGTTGATCCACTCAATGCGCTTCAAATGATTGATTATATTTTAGAGCATATTATTGAGATAGATCCAGAAAATGAGGCTTATTATGTGGCGAATGCAACAGCTTACAAAGATGAAATATATGCGCTACATTTAGAAATGGATAGTGTCTTATCTTATGAACCCTATAAAGATTCTACTATTTACTTTGCAGGTCATAATGCTTTAAGTGCTTTTGCAGAAAGATATCATCTAAATATAGAATCATTATTTTCTGAATTTAAGCCTGATGATGATTTAACAAGTAGCGAAATTATAAATTTTTCTGACCTTGTAAAAAACGCTGATACACATTACCTTTTTATCGAAGCATTAACTGAACCTAAAGCAGCAAACGCTATTAAAGAAAGTTTAGAATCAAATGATCAATATCAATTAAATTTACTTACTCTACATACATATCACAACCTAAACCAAGCAGATTGGGAGGCAAATATTACCTATAAAGATTTGATGCAAAGAAACTTTGATCACATTAAAATCGCTTTAGGTATAACAAACTAA
- a CDS encoding metal ABC transporter ATP-binding protein, producing MIEYKNVGVSFGKFNVLSNVNFHVEKGDFFHIVGPNGSGKTTLVKTLVGLLKQSEGTIDINTKNMGYLPQKLNLKNLIPMTVQEVIYSGFKKPKLFPSKSECQLIKDWLKKMEIEDLFGHSMNYLSGGQQQRVYLIRALISEPDVLILDEPTSALDPSFREKFYILLHEIQRNNKTTIIHVTHDLTDAIKENCKIMYVDQTIKFIGSYEDFNKFEHRGHHHD from the coding sequence ATGATTGAATATAAAAATGTTGGTGTATCCTTTGGAAAATTTAATGTTTTATCAAATGTAAACTTTCATGTTGAAAAAGGCGACTTTTTTCACATCGTAGGACCTAATGGTAGTGGTAAAACTACTTTAGTTAAAACACTTGTTGGTCTTTTAAAACAAAGCGAAGGCACAATAGATATAAATACTAAAAATATGGGCTATCTTCCACAAAAACTAAATCTAAAAAACTTAATACCAATGACTGTACAAGAAGTTATTTACAGTGGTTTTAAAAAACCAAAATTATTTCCATCTAAATCAGAATGCCAATTGATAAAAGATTGGTTGAAAAAAATGGAAATAGAAGATCTTTTTGGTCATTCTATGAACTATTTATCCGGAGGACAACAACAACGTGTTTATCTCATAAGAGCACTTATAAGTGAACCTGATGTTTTAATTCTAGATGAACCTACTAGTGCACTTGATCCTTCATTTAGAGAAAAATTTTATATACTTCTTCATGAAATCCAAAGAAATAATAAAACAACTATCATTCATGTCACCCATGATTTGACGGATGCTATTAAAGAAAACTGCAAAATTATGTATGTTGATCAAACCATTAAATTCATAGGTTCCTATGAAGATTTTAATAAATTTGAACATAGGGGGCATCATCATGATTGA
- a CDS encoding metal ABC transporter permease gives MIDLLQYDFIVNALFIGITLALSASLLSPYLVLNQQAMIADGLAHVSFAGLVLGVLLSNEALYIAIPFVMIASVLIKYLASTDKMNGDAAIGLVASVSFAIGLILIKKGSGFNISVESMLVGNIFTATKADMIISTIVSVLILIFVLSFYRSLFLMTYDLNYAKFSKIKTNLLGYGLSLLTAFFIVIGVRTIGTLLISALVVFPSIISSQWTKSFKMTILFGLISSLVIVVMGIFIAHPLEIPVGSTIVVLYTLLLILVIGLKKVLRR, from the coding sequence ATGATTGATCTCTTACAATATGACTTTATAGTCAATGCTCTCTTTATTGGTATCACGCTTGCACTATCAGCTTCTCTATTGAGTCCCTATCTTGTTTTAAATCAACAAGCAATGATTGCAGATGGCCTAGCTCATGTCAGCTTTGCTGGATTAGTTTTAGGTGTTCTTCTTTCAAATGAAGCATTATATATCGCAATACCATTTGTAATGATTGCGTCAGTCTTAATAAAATACCTCGCATCAACAGATAAAATGAATGGTGATGCTGCTATTGGCTTAGTCGCAAGTGTTTCATTCGCTATTGGTTTGATTTTAATCAAAAAAGGATCTGGATTTAATATATCTGTTGAATCTATGTTAGTTGGTAATATATTTACCGCAACTAAAGCAGATATGATTATTTCAACTATCGTCAGTGTCTTAATATTGATATTTGTTTTATCATTTTATCGCTCTTTATTTTTAATGACTTATGATTTAAATTACGCGAAATTTTCAAAGATTAAAACTAATCTTTTAGGATATGGCTTATCTTTATTAACAGCATTTTTCATCGTAATAGGTGTTAGAACAATTGGAACTTTATTAATTTCTGCATTAGTCGTTTTCCCTTCTATTATTTCAAGTCAATGGACAAAGAGTTTTAAAATGACAATTTTATTTGGATTGATATCAAGTTTAGTTATTGTCGTTATGGGGATTTTTATTGCCCATCCATTAGAAATACCTGTTGGATCTACTATTGTTGTTTTATACACACTACTTCTCATACTAGTCATTGGTTTAAAGAAAGTCTTAAGGAGATGA
- a CDS encoding Fur family transcriptional regulator, with the protein MRMTTQRKEILSILNKASQPLSAEMIYDNLPKDTLNLSTVYRSLDLFFAEGLLSKSFLNHTAYYYSNHKDHHHYMICVHCQKMYEIDCHIHHFADDIANQHNFKITHHDMTIYGYCESCQKELHM; encoded by the coding sequence ATGCGTATGACCACACAAAGAAAAGAAATTTTATCTATATTAAATAAAGCAAGTCAGCCATTAAGTGCTGAAATGATTTATGATAACCTTCCTAAAGATACATTAAATTTATCCACAGTTTATCGTTCCCTCGATTTATTTTTTGCAGAAGGCTTACTTTCAAAAAGCTTTTTAAATCACACAGCTTATTATTATTCAAACCATAAAGACCATCATCACTATATGATTTGTGTGCATTGTCAAAAAATGTATGAAATTGATTGTCACATTCATCATTTTGCAGATGATATAGCAAATCAACACAATTTCAAAATTACACATCACGATATGACTATTTATGGATATTGTGAAAGTTGTCAAAAAGAGTTGCATATGTAA
- a CDS encoding aldo/keto reductase — protein sequence MKLLTETYVLSNGVEIPKIGFGTWQVPDGKIAYESVSMALKNGYRHIDTAEAYKNEKSVGHAIKDSKIPREEIFVTSKLHSHIKTYEGAKEAFQKTLEELEFDYLDLFLIHAPWPWNEMGKDCREGNVEAFKAMIELYKAGKIKAIGVSNFSPADIDNIIEHLNFVPHVNQIAFFVGHNQSETDVYCKDKNILIEAYSPLAIGHALKNPVVIKMAKAYDKTPAQILIRYCIEKGTLPLPKSTHESRIIENGQVDFEIKKSDLDILDQIDDDPRKWN from the coding sequence ATGAAATTATTAACTGAAACATATGTTTTATCAAATGGAGTAGAGATTCCTAAGATTGGATTTGGGACTTGGCAAGTACCTGATGGAAAAATAGCTTATGAATCAGTATCTATGGCACTTAAGAATGGATATAGACATATTGATACAGCGGAAGCTTACAAAAATGAAAAAAGTGTAGGACACGCAATAAAAGATTCTAAAATTCCAAGAGAAGAAATTTTTGTTACTTCAAAATTGCATTCACATATTAAAACTTATGAAGGTGCAAAAGAAGCGTTCCAAAAAACACTTGAAGAATTAGAGTTTGATTATTTAGATTTATTTTTAATTCATGCACCTTGGCCATGGAATGAAATGGGAAAAGATTGTAGAGAAGGTAATGTTGAAGCATTTAAAGCAATGATTGAATTATATAAAGCAGGAAAAATAAAAGCAATCGGAGTTTCAAACTTTTCTCCAGCTGATATTGATAATATCATTGAACATTTAAACTTTGTGCCTCACGTTAATCAAATTGCATTTTTTGTAGGACATAATCAAAGTGAAACTGATGTATATTGCAAGGATAAAAACATTTTAATTGAAGCTTATTCACCACTTGCAATAGGACATGCACTTAAAAATCCTGTAGTTATTAAGATGGCAAAGGCTTATGATAAAACACCAGCTCAAATATTGATTAGATATTGTATAGAAAAAGGCACATTACCACTTCCGAAATCTACACATGAATCTAGAATTATTGAAAATGGACAAGTTGATTTTGAAATTAAAAAATCTGATTTAGATATTTTGGATCAAATTGATGATGATCCTAGAAAATGGAATTAA
- the coaD gene encoding pantetheine-phosphate adenylyltransferase codes for MKKAVYPGTFDPLTIGHLDIIKRASRIVDTLHIVVADNYKKVATFSTEERIEMINLVTKDLDNVVVSSTDNLVVRYAKDNDIELMIRGLRNIQDYENEYALYQFNRNINRSIETLILFPSSKNHFVSSSAIKELIVHHADISPYVPKEIIKMVQNKLRPTK; via the coding sequence ATGAAAAAAGCGGTTTATCCTGGAACATTCGATCCATTAACTATTGGTCACCTTGATATTATCAAACGTGCAAGTAGAATTGTTGATACTTTGCATATAGTTGTTGCTGACAATTATAAGAAGGTAGCTACGTTTTCCACTGAAGAAAGAATAGAGATGATTAACTTAGTCACTAAGGATCTTGACAATGTAGTTGTCTCATCAACAGATAACTTGGTTGTTAGATATGCTAAAGACAATGATATTGAACTTATGATCCGTGGTTTAAGAAATATTCAAGATTATGAAAATGAATATGCCCTGTATCAGTTTAACAGAAACATTAACAGAAGTATAGAAACATTAATTTTGTTTCCTTCTTCTAAAAATCATTTTGTGTCATCCTCTGCGATTAAAGAACTCATTGTTCATCATGCAGATATTTCGCCTTATGTTCCAAAAGAGATCATCAAAATGGTTCAAAATAAATTAAGACCTACTAAATAA
- a CDS encoding HAD-IIB family hydrolase, with the protein MKKIIFFDVDNTIYNNDKGEIPAQTKILLHTLSKNPDVVLGLATGRGLKKLEIIEDVLPYFTYKVLVNGAYVLKDKDIIYDLPIKNEDIKEVLAFVKDHDLNIGMVGINDEAVNYWNDRIGFGMNEIHGLPPAVNEKFYIDHKVYQLWMFADLESEILEIAKEMPKFRVFPWHKGGADFTYPQVNKSFGIKQCLKYEKDYQLICIGDGANDIEMIEIADIGIAMDNTRFNELKEKADHIAPHIHEDQLHDFFKKLKLI; encoded by the coding sequence ATGAAAAAAATAATATTTTTTGATGTAGATAATACAATATATAATAACGATAAAGGTGAAATTCCTGCACAAACTAAAATATTGCTTCATACTTTAAGTAAAAATCCTGATGTTGTTTTAGGTTTAGCAACTGGAAGAGGACTAAAAAAATTAGAAATCATTGAAGATGTATTACCTTATTTCACATATAAAGTATTGGTTAATGGTGCATATGTTTTAAAAGATAAAGATATTATCTATGATTTACCAATTAAAAATGAAGATATCAAGGAAGTGCTAGCATTTGTTAAAGATCATGATTTAAACATAGGCATGGTTGGTATAAATGATGAAGCAGTAAACTACTGGAATGATAGAATTGGTTTTGGGATGAATGAAATCCATGGATTACCTCCAGCTGTCAATGAAAAGTTTTATATAGATCATAAGGTTTATCAATTATGGATGTTTGCAGATCTTGAATCAGAGATTTTAGAGATTGCTAAAGAAATGCCGAAATTTAGAGTTTTTCCTTGGCACAAAGGTGGAGCAGATTTCACTTATCCTCAAGTTAATAAATCTTTTGGAATCAAGCAATGCTTAAAGTATGAAAAGGATTATCAATTAATTTGTATTGGTGATGGAGCTAATGATATCGAAATGATTGAAATAGCAGATATCGGTATAGCTATGGATAACACAAGATTTAATGAATTAAAAGAAAAAGCCGATCATATTGCTCCTCATATTCACGAAGATCAATTACACGACTTTTTTAAAAAACTTAAACTTATTTAG
- a CDS encoding ribonuclease J, giving the protein MKNELLQTGEIGIFALGGLGEVGKNMYIYEIEDQIFIVDSGILFPDDHLLGIDYVIPDYTYLIENQDRIVGLFITHGHEDHIGSIPYLLKQVNIPKIYASGIAIDLIEYKFMEHKDVKHPHIEAYKSHYKYTFKNVEISFIRMTHSIPDMFGIVFKTKEGTLFHTGDFKVDFTPVGPPCEFDKLAKIGSEGVLCMMSDSTNSERDELIISDSKVGKSINELFTRMTGRIIIATFASNMYRIQQIIESAVLNKRKVAVFGRSMERAIEAGMQTGYIKVPKDTLITGDQVNRLKPEQICLLVTGSQGEPLAALSRIANGTHRQVQAMAGDTVIFSSSPIPGNQEGVNRTINKLFRLDVNVITHGPLADTHTSGHGAQNDLKLILSLVKPKMFIPVHGEHRMLKHHKQLAIECGVNPKNILIMDNGEVAAVNRDHIRLAGKVHSGEVYIDGTGIGDIGSVVLKERKTLSEEGLFSIVLSIDSDKKKMVNDPTIISRGFIYMRGNEELTGQLANEAKLICQKELQAKVINELHLKNAVISHLSDKIFEITQRRPLIIPIVVDLKTT; this is encoded by the coding sequence ATGAAAAACGAATTATTACAAACCGGGGAAATCGGCATTTTTGCATTAGGTGGACTCGGCGAAGTTGGGAAAAACATGTATATATACGAAATCGAAGACCAAATTTTTATCGTCGATTCTGGTATATTATTTCCTGATGATCATTTATTAGGTATTGATTATGTCATTCCTGATTATACATATTTAATTGAAAACCAAGATCGTATTGTTGGTCTTTTTATCACGCATGGACACGAAGATCATATTGGTAGTATCCCTTATTTATTGAAACAAGTCAACATTCCTAAGATTTATGCATCAGGAATCGCAATTGACTTAATTGAATACAAATTCATGGAACATAAAGATGTTAAACATCCGCATATTGAAGCTTACAAGAGCCATTATAAATATACCTTTAAAAATGTAGAAATCAGTTTTATTAGAATGACTCATTCAATCCCTGATATGTTTGGTATCGTCTTTAAAACAAAAGAAGGTACTTTATTCCACACCGGAGATTTTAAAGTAGATTTTACACCTGTAGGACCTCCTTGTGAATTTGATAAACTTGCTAAAATAGGTAGTGAAGGCGTTTTATGTATGATGTCTGATTCAACCAATTCAGAGCGCGATGAACTCATCATTTCTGATAGTAAAGTTGGTAAATCAATTAATGAACTTTTTACTAGAATGACTGGTAGAATCATTATTGCTACATTCGCATCAAATATGTATCGTATTCAACAAATTATAGAATCTGCTGTATTAAACAAACGTAAAGTTGCAGTATTTGGTAGATCAATGGAACGAGCAATTGAAGCAGGTATGCAAACCGGATATATAAAAGTTCCAAAAGATACATTAATTACAGGTGATCAGGTTAATAGATTAAAACCAGAACAAATATGTTTACTTGTAACTGGTTCTCAAGGTGAACCATTAGCTGCTCTAAGTAGAATTGCAAATGGAACACATCGCCAAGTTCAAGCCATGGCTGGTGATACTGTTATCTTCTCTTCTTCTCCTATTCCAGGAAATCAAGAAGGCGTTAATAGAACCATTAACAAACTATTTAGATTAGATGTCAATGTGATTACACATGGTCCACTTGCAGATACGCATACATCTGGACATGGTGCACAAAACGATTTAAAACTTATTTTAAGCCTTGTTAAGCCTAAGATGTTTATTCCAGTTCATGGAGAGCATCGTATGCTTAAACACCATAAACAACTCGCTATTGAATGCGGTGTTAATCCTAAGAATATATTGATTATGGATAACGGTGAAGTTGCAGCTGTAAATAGAGATCACATTAGATTAGCTGGTAAAGTACATTCTGGTGAAGTTTATATTGATGGTACTGGTATTGGCGATATCGGTAGTGTTGTTCTTAAAGAAAGAAAAACACTAAGTGAAGAAGGCTTATTCTCAATAGTTTTATCTATTGATTCAGATAAGAAAAAAATGGTTAACGATCCTACTATTATATCTCGTGGATTTATATATATGAGAGGTAATGAAGAATTAACTGGTCAATTAGCCAATGAAGCAAAATTAATATGTCAAAAAGAACTACAAGCTAAAGTAATCAATGAACTACATTTAAAAAACGCAGTTATTTCTCACTTAAGTGATAAAATATTTGAAATCACTCAAAGAAGACCTTTGATTATCCCAATTGTCGTTGATTTAAAAACTACATAA
- a CDS encoding exonuclease domain-containing protein has translation MTKIIYDINPELKIFYIIIEGKKTGFYLSNRLAKTFYNYLRVGVLVDFEIAPKRKKIHRIKYYQVAHFNRVISLKPHIVHYDLNKLRKDMQAVLKKHKYYLFIDFEMTMPGYSPGGFTPEIIQVGYVVSKSLGSVIEQDGYYVLPSAQTNLSKRTKRFLQLDELKFYEDGKHYELFYADLKRVIDKFHPKLVVWGKNDISALNDSYRLHDKEALTEDMDFIDLLKLHKDYYNLRDDLGLFKAFKTYYDVEEHQAHDAKDDAIVTKYVFDAFMSYMK, from the coding sequence ATGACAAAAATCATCTATGATATCAATCCAGAATTAAAAATATTTTATATCATTATTGAAGGAAAAAAAACAGGTTTTTATTTATCTAATCGACTTGCAAAGACTTTCTATAATTACTTAAGAGTAGGTGTCTTAGTTGATTTTGAAATAGCACCTAAAAGAAAAAAAATTCATCGCATTAAGTATTATCAAGTCGCTCATTTTAATAGGGTTATATCTTTAAAGCCACATATCGTTCATTATGATCTAAATAAGTTAAGAAAAGATATGCAAGCTGTATTAAAAAAACATAAATATTATTTATTCATAGATTTTGAAATGACAATGCCAGGATATTCTCCAGGTGGATTTACACCTGAAATTATTCAAGTAGGATATGTTGTTTCAAAATCATTAGGTAGTGTTATTGAGCAAGATGGATATTATGTACTACCAAGTGCTCAAACCAATTTATCTAAGAGAACGAAAAGATTTTTGCAATTAGATGAATTAAAATTCTATGAAGATGGAAAACATTATGAGCTTTTTTATGCAGATTTAAAAAGAGTCATTGATAAATTTCATCCAAAATTAGTAGTATGGGGGAAAAATGATATTTCTGCATTAAATGATTCATACAGACTTCATGATAAAGAAGCGTTAACAGAAGATATGGATTTTATTGATTTACTTAAATTGCATAAAGATTATTATAACTTACGTGACGATTTAGGTTTATTTAAAGCATTTAAAACCTATTATGATGTCGAAGAACATCAAGCACATGATGCTAAAGATGATGCGATTGTAACTAAATATGTATTTGATGCCTTTATGTCATATATGAAATAA